The following are encoded in a window of Schistocerca nitens isolate TAMUIC-IGC-003100 chromosome 9, iqSchNite1.1, whole genome shotgun sequence genomic DNA:
- the LOC126204358 gene encoding speckle-type POZ protein-like, translating to MATAAGAEEPADLSALLDAGDGAVVTLVAGRTRLAAHRAVLAARSPVLAALLSRGGGAGEVEVGDVAGPLLRQLLAALYTLRAPRQPGAALQLLEAADRFGVPELVADCERLAAAQLRVETAAAAAVLAVTRRYAGLARAAVAFLRAHVSRVVGTRGWADAVRTQPDALIEVIRLLADPPAGTR from the coding sequence ATGGCGACCGCCGCCGGTGCGGAGGAGCCGGCGGACCTGTCGGCGCTGCTGGACGCGGGCGACGGCGCCGTCGTGACGCTGGTGGCGGGCCGCACGCGGCTGGCGGCGCACCGCGCCGTGCTCGCCGCCAGGAGCCCCGTGTTGGCCGCGCTGCTGAgccgcggcggcggcgccggcgaggTGGAGGTGGGCGACGTGGCGGGCCCGCTGCTGCGCCAGCTGCTCGCCGCCCTGTACACGCTGCGCGCGCCGCGCCAGCCCGGCGCCGCCCTGCAGCTGCTGGAGGCCGCCGACAGGTTCGGCGTGCCGGAGCTCGTGGCGGACTGCGAGCGGCTggcggcggcgcagctgcgcgtcgagacggcggcggcggcggccgtgctGGCCGTCACGCGCCGCTACGCCGGGCTGGCGCGCGCCGCCGTCGCCTTCCTCAGGGCGCACGTCTCGCGCGTCGTGGGCACGCGCGGCTGGGCCGACGCCGTGCGCACGCAGCCCGACGCCCTCATCGAGGTGATCCGGCTGCTGGCCGACCCGCCGGCAGGAACCAGGTGA